The following proteins are encoded in a genomic region of Coffea eugenioides isolate CCC68of chromosome 6, Ceug_1.0, whole genome shotgun sequence:
- the LOC113773196 gene encoding uncharacterized protein LOC113773196, whose amino-acid sequence MATLKITKKHHKHLNNPFNSPPQSGPFVEGKLFFNSQTLPSHQIFDIGKDFQVNWSSTDGGSLSISHKSQPARHIWSSVPGQAFVSAAVAETEVEESRGSFLVKDNEVHVVCNHQTIDCIRAVVDDSDVSVDVTDQNLPSFCGGNATKMAENGRQSPALMLTGKIIGSKKWNKKVQDPKSSSTAGNSEDCSIFAKYCILFDQKNGNQVGFQVRLGKPNVELRQRVSPKIYKGFARKLTGIRRRRIGWSRFCSKRKVCLAVSSSSSDEENVVMKAARLTDFNRIWLTYESERSERFYGFGEQFSHMNLKGKRVPIFVQEQGIGRGDQPITFAANLVSYRAGGDWSTTYAPSPFYMTSKMRSLYLEGYNYSVFDLTKHDRVQIQINGDSVQGRILHGNSPTELIENFTETIGRPPELPEWIISGAVVGMQGGTDAVHNVWNQLQAYNVPISAFWLQDWVGQRETLIGSQLWWNWEVDSARYMGWQKLIKDLRTQHINVMTYCNPCLAPMDNKPNVRRNLYEEAKKLDILIKDNHGEPYMVPNTAFDVGMLDLTHPSTASWFKQILRGMVDDGVRGWMADFGEGLPVDAHLYSGEDPVAAHNRYPELWAKLNREFVDEWRNSHSHGTKEQQGQDDGLVFFMRAGFRDSPRWAMLFWEGDQMVSWQTNDGIKSSVVGLLSGGISGYALNHSDIGGYCSVNLPFFKYRRSEELLLRWMELNAFTTVFRTHEGNKPSCNSQFYTNHKTLSHFARLAKIYQAWKFYRVQLIKEASLKGLPVCRHLFLHYPDDERVHSFTYEQFLVGTEILVVPVLDKGKGTVKAYFPVGESCLWKHIWTGNLYSQGTEAWIEAPIGNPAVFVKDGSLVGETFLKNLQEYSLL is encoded by the exons ATGGCCACACTCAAAATCACAAAGAAACATCACAAACACCTAAACAATCCCTTCAATTCTCCCCCACAGTCTGGCCCTTTTGTTGAAGGGAAACTGTTCTTTAATTCGCAGACACTTCCTTCACACCAGATCTTTGACATTGGTAAAGATTTTCAGGTGAATTGGTCATCAACGGATGGAGGCTCTCTTTCAATATCTCATAAGTCTCAGCCTGCAAGACACATATGGTCTAGTGTTCCAGGACAGGCTTTTGTGTCTGCAGCAGTTGCAGAAACTGAGGTGGAAGAGAGCAGAGGATCATTTCTTGTCAAAGATAATGAGGTTCATGTGGTATGTAATCATCAAACAATTGATTGTATTAGGGCAGTAGTGGACGATTCTGATGTCAGTGTTGATGTGACAGATCAAAATCTTCCATCGTTTTGTGGTGGAAATGCCACAAAAATGGCAGAAAATGGTCGTCAGTCCCCTGCTTTGATGCTGACAGGAAAGATTATCGGTTCAAAGAAATGGAATAAGAAAGTTCAAGATCCTAAAAGCAGTTCCACCGCAGGTAATTCGGAGGACTGTTCTATTTTTGCAAAATACTGCATTTTGTTTGATCAGAAGAACGGTAATCAAGTTGGATTTCAAGTGAGGCTGGGGAAACCAAATGTGGAACTTCGCCAAAGAGTTTCTCCTAAAATCTACAAGGGCTTTGCCAGGAAGTTAACTGGAATTCGGAGACGCAGAATTGGATGGAGTAGATTCTGCTCGAAGAGGAAAGTGTGTCTAGCTgtttcatcatcatcatcagacGAGGAAAATGTAGTAATGAAGGCTGCAAGATTGACAGACTTCAACAGAATTTGGCTGACATATGAAAGTGAAAGAAGTGAGAGATTTTATGGTTTTGGAGAGCAGTTTTCTCATATGaatttgaaaggaaaaagagtaccaATTTTCGTTCAAGAACAGGGAATTGGGAGAGGAGATCAACCAATCACATTTGCAGCCAACTTGGTAAGCTACAG GGCAGGGGGTGATTGGAGTACAACTTATGCTCCTTCTCCATTTTATATGACATCAAAGATGAGGTCCCTTTACCTTGAAGGATACAATTATTCAGTCTTTGACCTAACAAAGCATGATAGAGTTCAAATACAG ATCAATGGAGACTCTGTTCAAGGTAGGATATTGCATGGCAATTCACCAACTGAGCTGATCGAAAACTTCACAGAAACTATTGGAAGACCTCCGGAACTTCCTGAGTGGATAATATCTGGTGCAGTTGTGGGAATGCAAGGTGGAACAGATGCCGTGCACAATGTTTGGAATCAGCTACAGGCCTACAATGTACCAATATCTGCATTCTGGTTACAG GATTGGGTAGGGCAGAGGGAGACATTGATAGGCTCACAACTATGGTGGAACTGGGAGGTAGATTCTGCAAGGTATATGGGATGGCAGAAACTAATCAAAGATCTTAGGACTCAACACATCAATGTGATGACGTACTGCAATCCTTGTCTAGCTCCG ATGGATAACAAACCTAATGTCAGGAGAAATCTCTATGAGGAGGCAAAGAAGTTGGACATACTAATAAAAGACAATCATGGAGAACCTTATATGGTTCCAAATACAGCTTTTGATGTGGGAATGTTGGATTTGACACATCCATCAACAGCAAGCTGGTTTAAGCAGATTTTGCGAGGCATGGTGGATGATGGAGTCAGGGGGTGGATGGCAGATTTTGGTGAAGGCCTTCCGGTAGATGCTCACCTATATTCAG GTGAAGATCCAGTGGCTGCCCACAACAGGTATCCAGAGCTTTGGGCCAAACTCAACAGGGAGTTTGTGGACGAGTGGCGAAATTCTCATAGTCATGGTACAAAGGAACAGCAAGGCCAAGATGATGGGTTGGTTTTCTTTATGAGGGCTGGGTTCAGGGACAGCCCCAGATGGGCAATGCTGTTCTGGGAAGGGGATCAAATGGTAAGCTGGCAAACCAACGATGGCATAAAAAGCTCAGTGGTTGGCTTGCTGAGTGGTGGAATTTCTGGCTATGCCTTGAACCATAGTGACATCGGAGGCTACTGTTCAGTAAATTTACCATTTTTCAAATACCGAAGAAGTGAAGAATTGCTCTTGCGGTGGATGGAGCTAAATGCATTCACCACTGTGTTCCGAACACATGAA GGAAACAAGCCATCCTGCAACAGCCAGTTCTACACAAACCACAAAACATTGTCACATTTCGCACGCTTAGCAAAAATATATCAAGCCTGGAAGTTTTACAGGGTTCAACTAATAAAG GAAGCCTCCCTAAAAGGTCTACCTGTATGTCGCCATCTATTCCTCCACTATCCAGATGATGAACGTGTTCACAGCTTCACCTATGAGCAATTTCTAGTTGGTACCGAGATCCTAGTTGTGCCTGTTCTTGACAAGGGGAAGGGAACTGTGAAGGCTTATTTCCCAGTTGGAGAAAGCTGCCTGTGGAAGCACATTTGGACAGGAAACCTGTATTCACAGGGTACTGAAGCTTGGATAGAAGCTCCAATAGGGAATCCTGCTGTTTTTGTCAAGGATGGTTCCCTTGTTGGAGAGACCTTCCTGAAAAACCTTCAGGAATATAGTTTACTATAA
- the LOC113775696 gene encoding DNA gyrase subunit B, chloroplastic/mitochondrial-like, with the protein MGLLVKPAFLYYYTRRMASASAFLSSAFSSGFHSQSTSNTTTFFPLSPHSYPHLSFPLYLRRRIRFSLSNQNLAENVACPRAFMSTEAFQGTKSSSAYGSEQIQVLEGLDPVRKRPGMYIGSTGFRGLHQLVYEILDNAIDEAQAGFASKVDVVLLSDNSVSITDNGRGIPTDLHPMTKKSSLETVLTVLHAGGKFGGSNSGYSVSGGLHGVGLSVVNALSEALEVTVWRDGKEFSQKYSRGKPVTPLIYHELPTEPRDHRGTRIQFWPDQEVFTSEIQFDYKTIAARLRELAFLNPELTITLKKEDIEPEKIQYNEYFYAGGLAEYVKWLNTDKKPIHDVFGFRKEADGITIDAALQWCSDGYHEGLYGFANSIRTNDGGTHIDGIKAALTRTLNNMGKKSKIMKEDISLSGEHVREGLTCVISVKVLNPEFEGQTKTRLGNPEVRRVVDQSVQEYLTEYLELHPDVLDSILLKALNSYKASLAAKRARELVRQKSVLKSSSLPGKLADCSSSEPEESEIFIVEGDSAGGSAKQGRDRRFQAILPLRGKILNIERKDEAAMYKNEEIQNLILGLGLGVKGEDFKKEALRYHKIIILTDADVDGAHIRTLLLTFFFRYEKALFDEGCIYVGVPPLYKVERGKQIYYCYDDSELKKLQSSFPANASYNIQRFKGLGEMMPMQLWETTMNPETRLLKQLKVEDAAEANVVFSSLMGSQVDMRKELIKNSMSMVNLDQLDI; encoded by the exons ATGGGTCTTCTTGTGAAGCCAGCTTTTTTGTACTACTATACTAGGAGAATGGCCTCTGCTTCCGCCTTCTTATCTTCCGCTTTTTCCTCTGGTTTTCACTCCCAAAGCACCTCCAATACTACTACCTTCTTCCCTCTTTCTCCCCACTCCTATCCCCACCTCTCCTTCCCACTTTACCTCAG GCGGAGAATTAGATTTAGTCTTTCAAACCAGAATTTGGCGGAAAATGTTGCGTGCCCGAGAGCATTTATGTCCACCGAAGCATTTCAAGGGACTAAAAGTTCCAGTGCTTATGGTTCTGAACAAATTCAG GTTTTGGAGGGTTTGGATCCTGTGAGGAAAAGACCAGGAATGTATATTGGGAGCACTGGCTTTCGTGGGCTTCACCAATTG GTTTATGAGATCTTAGATAATGCCATTGATGAGGCACAGGCAGGTTTTGCTTCAAAAGTGGATGTCGTCCTGCTTTCTGACAATTCAGTGAGCATCACAGATAATGGGCGTGGG ATCCCAACTGACTTGCATCCGATGACGAAAAAATCTTCCCTGGAAACTGTGTTGACG GTTCTGCATGCAGGTGGCAAGTTTGGTGGTTCCAATAGTGGATATAGTGTCTCAGGAGGATTACATGGTGTGGGCTTGTCTGTAGTTAATGCTTTGTCTGAG GCTCTAGAAGTGACTGTTTGGCGTGACGGGAAAGAATTCAGTCAGAAATATTCACGTGGGAAGCCTGTGACACCGTTAATTTATCATGAGCTTCCCACGGAACCAAGAGATCATAGAGGGACTCGGATTCAGTTTTGGCCAGATCAGGAAG TATTCACATCTGAGATACAATTTGATTATAAGACTATTGCTGCACGATTGAGGGAGCTTGCTTTTCTAAATCCTGAG CTTACAATTACGCTaaaaaaagaggatatagagccAGAAAAGATCCAATACAATGAATACTTTTATGCTGGTGGGCTAGCTGAGTATGTGAAATGGTTAAATACCGACAAG AAACCTATCCATGATGTATTTGGCTTCAGAAAAGAAGCAGATGGAATCACAATTGATGCAGCTCTCCAGTG GTGCTCAGATGGATATCACGAAGGACTTTATGGGTTTGCCAACAGCATCCGGACAAATGATGGTGGGACTCACATAGATGGCATCAAGGCTGCCCTGACTAGGACATTGAACAACATGGGAAAGAAGTCGAAGATTATGAAG GAGGATATCAGTTTAAGTGGTGAACATGTAAGGGAAGGATTAACTTGTGTAATATCAGTTAAAGTTCTGAATCCAGAGTTTGAAGGGCAAACAAAG ACAAGGTTGGGAAACCCAGAGGTGCGGAGGGTTGTTGATCAATCTGTTCAAGAGTATCTTACTGAATACTTGGAGTTGCATCCAGATGTTCTTGATTCAATCCTTTTGAAGGCTCTTAATTCTTATAAG GCTTCACTCGCAGCGAAGAGGGCTAGGGAATTGGTGAGACAAAAAAGTGTATTGAAATCATCTTCTCTACCTGGAAAGCTTGCTGATTGTTCATCCTCAGAGCCCGAAGAATCTG AGATTTTTATTGTTGAGGGAGATTCAGCCGGTGGAAGTGCAAAACAAGGTCGTGATCGGCGGTTTCag GCCATTCTGCCTTTGAGAGGTAAAATATTGAACATTGAAAGGAAAGATGAAGCAGCAATgtacaaaaatgaagaaattcaGAATCTTATTCTTGGCCTAGGACTTGGTGTGAAG GGAGAGGATTTCAAAAAGGAGGCTCTTCGATATCATAAAATCATAATTCTAACAGATGCTGATGTCGATGGTGCTCACATTCGAACATTATTGCTGACTTTTTTCTTTAGATACGAG AAAGCATTGTTTGATGAAGGCTGCATATATGTTGGTGTCCCTCCTCTATACAAG GTTGAGAGGGGAAAGCAAATATACTACTGCTATGATGATTCAGAATTGAAAAAACTTCAGAGTTCATTTCCTGCCAACGCATCATACAACATTCAGAGATTCAAAG GCTTGGGAGAGATGATGCCAATGCAACTGTGGGAAACAACTATGAATCCAGAGACAAGGCTGCTAAAACAGTTGAAGGTAGAGGATGCAGCAGAAGCAAATGTAGTTTTCTCGTCCCTCATGGGTAGTCAG GTGGACATGAGGAAAGAGCTTATAAAGAACTCCATGAGCATGGTCAACCTTGATCAACTGGACATATGA